The genome window aagaaaaagaaactcaatATTAATGAAGGTACAAACGATTGCAATGAAAAGGAAGTAAAACTAGGATACTTCCAGTAAACTCAGTTTAACCTTACACGACTATCGATCACATTGTGTAGCACTTCAACAAACATTTCATCAAGAAATTGCCTTGAAGAAAAGCAGTACTAACAATTCCAAGCCAAGGGAACATACTTGCagttataataatttatattcctCTTTATAGATATTATTTCAAAGAACTGCAAAATAGGaccatgaaaaagaagaaacaaacaacggtAAGACAACAACCTATGCCATACTTGTGATGAAAAACCACTCATATCAACAAGCAGTACGCTACgtatttataaagaaatgTCATCcaactggaaaagaaaaagtttgatTATACAGATTTTATATATGCTAAAGAAGAAACTAGTAAGGGAAGTGCTCCTCTActtaataactcattttatttattttattttaagttttcTCCTCCCATCACTGTTACACCATTTTCATTAAGTCCTGGTTTCATTCTTTAGTCTGAAAACTATCCTAATGGATGGATTTATAGAAATAATTAAGTAAATAAATGTACCTAAGCCCTACGCTTTGAGCAAGTCCTGCTGTGAAGGAGTGGTCAGAGTTTGCTTTCTCCACAGGTTCACAACAAGTAGCCAGTTTGGGGTCATCGATGGAAGAAACCCGAACAAGTCTTGCAGAATTTGGCCACACAAACTTCTTATCTCCAGGGATTGGTGGCTGCATCCATGCCTCACCACTGCCTCTTTTTGCATACATGACACAACCTCTTTCCCACATATCATCAGAAGGTGGAGATAACCTTGACATGGTTTCATGGTACTGATAATGATAGCTGAGCAATTCCTTCTTCATTGGGTAGTTAGGGCACCCTAGTACACCAATAACAACTTTTCCATCCTCGACCAAGGCTAGAGCTACAGCATATTGATCCCCACGAACAAACCCTAATGTTCCATCAACAGGATCAAGTACCCAATGTCTTCCTTTGGGGCCTCCTACTGAGTTGCATCGGCTGATAGCCTCAAGAACTTGAGACGTGTTGAGGGCTTTTGGTGGACTTTTAAGACCATACTTGGGTGCTCCAGCTAGGCATTCATTCACAGTGTTCACAACAGCTTCTAGCAAACTTGCTGAGTCAGCCTTAGAGAGAGTTTGTACATCCTCTTCAGCAATAATGGATACATTTTGACTCCCAAATAATTCAGACAGTATCCAGCTAACAGTAGCTTGCACACTCCAATCTGTTGATGCACAATGCCAATATAATTAGCGAAACTccatacaaaatacaaaaggaTATTGATTTGAGTTGGAAAGactcttatttttaaaacatgaACTCGttattaaagtttttttttaaaaaaaaaaacaggattCTCCAGAGACTGGTTATGTTATTGAATATTTATAATTCTACAAGAGAACAAGCAATTTGTGGCATATAAGAGCTCTTATAAAGATAATAAACCGACttaaagtaaaagaaaaaaacctaatattgAAAAGGGTACGATAAATCTAGATCAATTCACGTCTGCAGCTTACACATTCTTCTTTCAAGATCATATAACGAAGAACATAAACTTCTGTGGCTAGCAAGTACATATATCTTTTAATCAAGCTTCAAAACAATAGAGCAACTTCTAGCCAACCAACAAAATCAGTTGTAGAATTTAACTTCCTAGATAGGGGTAGCAGCTAAAAGGTGGACGCACACTAGGACAATCATCTACTTGAAGAATGCAatcatttttttaacaataacACAACATATTTCAAAGTTATGCAAGACAAAAAAGCAACTAAATTTGGCTTTCACATAATGCTCTTTTAGATTCTATAAGTTCTACTTGGCAAGTGCTCCACTCCCACCCCCACAATCACTTCTAAAGACAAATCTCACCGAACCCTTGCATGGATAATTAGCAGACAAAACTCATGCTCCATGTATTAGATGTTCTTCATAAAGATCATTTTATAAGAATCACATACCATCAGACTCTTCCCTAACAATGTTCATCTAATGTTCAATCCCTCTTATTTAAATAGCTCTTGAATAAGAAGATTCTGATCCCACACTAGAGAAAACTACTCCACAGTCACGTAGGAAAACCTACAAAGATAATGCACCTAATATCAAGTAACTAAATTCATAAAGGGCCTATATAATATTTGTTGTctgtttgaaaaattaaacttatATTGTCCATCATAACTTGTAATATAGCATCGTATATACAaattacatataaaaaaaaaagtagagaGAGCATCACCTTAACTAATAGGTAATCAATTCAAGAATTACTAAACATATGACCCTGTATGGCAAAACCGACCGACATGGACATTCTTACTATTATCTAGAAAAGTACTACATTGTACAAGTTTGACAAAAATTAGGAAAGCCCAAACAGcaaaaaattcaacataaaCCAACACAGCCAGATAGCTGCATTTGTAAGCATATACAAGTTGAGCTTTCTTTCACTAAAGTTCCGAATACACTCGCAACATAAAATTTGATATTTGTACCCTTCACTTTGTCACTACCCAAACAAGGAACAAAAGCATAGAAGACGGTTTTCAGTGATATTTCCCAAATCCATCTCTCTCAAAGCCAAATGTCATAACACCAAAAACATCACTCCAAAGCACACCCGCCAATATGCAAAACGAAAAACCCAGATTCAAACATAATCAAAGAGCAAAGTTTTAATTCAAAGTACCGGCAACAGTCACAGGAGAATCGTCTTCCTTGGACTTAACCAGGTCACTGCCAGCTGAAACAATCCCCTGTTGCAGTCTCTGACACAGAGAACACGCCATGTGAACGACTCTGACGGCCACATCCAGCTCCTTAGCGTATTTCTCACCCTCCATACTTCAATTTTGGACCTACCCAGAtggagaaaaatgaaaaacaagaagaaagcaGCAATCTTTGAGATACCCACCTGGGGATTTGTGAAAATTAAGGTTCCTACATTCTTGGGTTGCTGATTTTTGAGGTTTATTTTGTGATGCCTACACAATGGCATTCACTGGTGCATGAACTTTATGCGTGTATATTTTTGAGTGACTCAAATTGGGGCTTGTTTGGGTTGGTGGCATTCGTGGGAGGTGTTTGGCTCGAAGGAAAGTGTATAAAAGCGCATGGGAACTGATGAGTGTCAAAAAGTTCGGTAGTGTAGTGTCCATTTTGGAGGCTTAATATGACCACAGGTGTCTCTGTCACAAGTTCACtttctttccctctctgtgTGTTTGTGGAGAATTGTAGGGGTTGGGCCAAAATGGTGCTCGTTCCATGGCCACTCTGAATTTGCCACGTATTTGGGGTCTcaggtttttttcttttttgacctTCTGGAACTTGACTGGGATTGTGATCCATCAAAGCTACTTTACGTTTGAATGCTCCCTTTTTGGGAGGACCTATTGGGTTTCAGGCCTTAAACTACATAGGAGAAGATCTTGGGCTGTCTGTCTGTGATAGTTGAGAACAAGCCCACCAACTTTCAAGGATTATTTGTTACTTGAAATGTTTCATCAGTAAAATTCAAGTCCAAATGTATGTGATCAAATTCTATGAAAATTCAACacaatgattttttatttttgaaacaataattttttttttttttttggttgccaaAGTTAAAAAGGGGAAGGTGAGAAATGAAATTAGTACACTTTTGTTCTTTAATTGTCTTTCTAATACAAACACTAATAAGTACCAAAGCATAAACTTTAGCAATTAACATTCAAATACTAAAATCATGTCGCACGTTTGATCAtaagttcaatttcaacacATAAAATTTAACTAGCAAATGATATTATCCTTTGATCTTTTCGACCCTCGAATCTATCCATTATCACTGCTAATCAACCTTCACAATGATGCATCTAAAACCATTTTCGTTTAGGTCGTCCCTTACAAGTTGCCCATCTACAGAACACAAGACATGATATGTGTTCAAAACATTTGGGGAGGAGGGTAGATTGTTGTACAACTAGGACCTCGAAATTTATGGCAAAAAGGACAATTATACACTCATTCCCTTAACTTATTTTACCCGCAAAAAATGTAATTGCTGGTTTCAGGGGTGCATGTGCATGCATTTGTGCTGCCACCTAAGATTTCTAAATCGCACTCATGACATTTTATGATTTGAAAGTTTCAATTCATTATTTCACATGTGCTGATTGCCACTTCTTACATATATTCTATACACATCGATCAGTTCATTTTTATCATTAATTGTATGTCTAACAAGTCCGCATATTTTTAGGAAAGTGTTATAAAATGTCCATTAGTGGACCTATATAGTAATGTGAATGAGAAATTAATGGATGACATTGGATACGGCTACGTGGTGTAACTCGTCTACATGCCATAATATAAGTAGacgataaaattaaaatttccaCTTTTTAAAGTATAGTATCATTAAATATCCATTTATGTTATAACACATATGGACGAATTATACAATATTGACATACTTCAGCACCAAACTATAAGTACTCAATATGAAGTAATATGATTCAAagtacttttgaaaaaaaaataataataaaataaaagcacatACTAATTAAGAGTTTGTAATAAGTTTATAGTTGTTGTAGTAGTTGAATGTATAAACTTATACAACTAAAGGTTTGTAGCTTTAGTGGTCGAACATATCAacttatacaaaaaaaaatgatttataGCTCTAGTCGTTAAAAAGTATCAAAACCAAAAGTCAGAGTTCTAATCTCCACTGTTACCATacttgtaaccaaaaaaaaaaaaaaactttagcaAGAgagatatacatatatattgaaatatcAACTAATTTCCATCCGAGGAAGAAGTGTTCAAGTAGAACTTGTAATGTAAGCATATGTAGTGTTGGGCACAATAAATTGAGCTTACACATTTCACCGTCCGATTGGAGGACAATGAGATGGGATTAGCAGCACAGAGTAGTTACGCACATTGACAGCTTCCTTGTACCGATGCCGTATATGTGTGTCGGTCTCAACACCGACTTTTTAATGTGGGCAGTAGGGTGGGCAGTAGGGTTGGGCGCGGATCCAATTCAAAATTAGTTAACAATGAATTACGAGGAGcgatagcatactaaactcataCATACTATACGAATACTAGAATTCGAACTCAGGACCTTGCCTGagagagtaaatactccaTACCACTACACTAGTAGGTCCTTTTTctataatcattttctttatttcctatttaatTATTCCTGGGATAACTTTATTTATGttcttagttaattttcaatcttcactattattttttaagcatgGTAAATTGCTTAATTTTCATGACAAATCAAGTTGGTTTAcatctttatttgtttttcaatttttgataaataataaatataagaacGTGTACTATGTCCAATGAATAACGTGAAATAAGGTTACTCATATATCTTACCATGTAatttataaagtgtaaaatattgtagtaaaaatgataaataaattactagagggtgtttaattttttattattaattactCTAGATTTTCTAAGTCACAGAGTTTGTCAGCTTgcaatataatcaacttaaataaCTCAAACCCactatgcaatgcatttccttccaatctTTTGTGTCAAAATAATAGAtgattgactaaataaactttttataaaatttcattaaaaatgtTCATGTATTTATCACAATTTTCGTGATTTTTATCCAATTTTTATTGATATCGATATTTTTTCGATATTTCCATTGATATTATTTCCGTGTTTTTGAATCACCAATATTTCCAAAACCTTCAATAGTAAAGACCTTGGTTGCGAAGAAATGAGTTAAACTGTACTTTTCCCTTTGATAAACGCTCTCAAGTGTGGGCCGCCATCAATATATGATCATTAATTTTGCAACCAGATGGACAAACAAAAAGTACAGTATCACAGCTGAAACCCTATTTTTTCACTCCACCACCATAACTATCACAATTACACACCCCAACTGCCCCCTCCACGTGGCAGAAACCCACACGATCATTACATGATTTGCTAGCTAGAAAACAAGCAGGTTTTCAACTACAATTACATGACCAATTTTATTCCTGTGTGTAtgcatatacatgtatatacatgaTTTGCTAGCTAGAAAACAATGGATATACATGTACAGCTAGCTcatctcaattctccaccCTCTTGACCTTTTACCTTAAAATTTCACTAGTATAAATACCATGCCAACCAGGAATTAAATATTCTCCAAGGCAAAGACGTCTCTGAAATTTTTGAAAAGAGGTGTTTATATACTTGAAAtggtttgcttttgttttctggtAGACCAGAGGAGGAAGGTGCGGCGGAGCAAGCCGGTGGCTGGGACATGTTCGCGATGTGGGAGTGGAGCAAGCGTGGCTGACCTAAGGACTTCGACCAGGTTTTGTTATGTTCCATTTTATTGGAAATCTTGGAAGGCAATCATGTGTACTTTTTGTGGAGCCATTCTCAAATCTTATAGATGAATTTTGCTgacatatattaatattatagttttggttctctctctctctctctctctctctctaactttTCTGTATGTTAGGTTTGAGTTCGGGACTGTTTTGATGAACAACTGAAAGTTAGGCTCAGTACTATACTTCACGTTTGTTTGTTCGGGACTGCATAGAACTGTAAATATAGGCTGCTGATTGTTAATCATGGAGGAGATGATAATGAAGGGAAATTTTCTATCTGTTTAATGTTCGAACAAATATCAAGTTGTTCAATCATATCCACAGCTCCGGGATGCGCTGTTTTTCgggtttatttttttggttttgttataAAATCAAAGCAAGAAATGGGTTTTATCGTAAAtttctctttatatatatatatatatatatattatcgtATCCATAACCAAAACCATGTAAtagtttttttctctttctcttctctgaTTCTTTGCTATGCTACTCCTTAAGCATTTCCTAAGGTACTAGTTCTATTCTGTCCTAGATATTAATGATAGACAAAGACTGTCTACTTTATAGCTAACCCATCTCCTAATTTATAGCTCTTATTAGGGTTAACTTGGTGTCGCTATAACACCTAATAATTCATGCAAGGGAATTCTGCAATGAATTGGTCTACTTagtattttcaattttctaaaCCTAGACTCCCTTTCACACAAGCTTGGCTCCTTAAAATCAAGGAGGAGTTTCTCCTCAAAACAAATGAGATTTTGACCCTCGCGCGTTaaattccaaaacaaagaaagttaaaagaattttagaaaaagaaaaaaatcaaaggaaaTTGGCAAGTGTTAAAACTCCATTTGTTATAAGGACGAACTCCTCCTCAGTTTTAAGGAGCCaagcattttccttttcacaCCGGCAACATTTTTCTCTCCCAACACGAGTAACATATTTTCCACATAAACGGGCGTTGATAATTATATGTCGAGGACACTGGAGGAACTAGGTAGAGGGCTACCACGGGCTCTAGCCTAGGTAGCccttttataaaattaaaatatattacatGTATTTTAATGTTATTCATCTCATAAAAACTTAGTAGCCCACTCAAATGTAGTCTTGTAACCCATTGTCCACTCAATTTTGTAGGCCTATAATCATcttatatttaatttgtttgctcAATTAAGAAACATAATCTCTTAATAAACACTCATGATTTTAACTCTCAACcttttactattttatttgGATCTGGCAATGTTGCACACGACCCATTAACACCACATGAATTCGCACAAAATTATCAGTATTTGGGTTATTAATTAGCTTAATGGGTCGGGTTAAAAATGGATGAACCAGTTAAGTTAACGGGTCGTGTCTGGTCCATTCGCAAATATTCGCTATCCACTTGTTAAGAAGggtaattttgtaattttgtatcacaattcatattaaaaaaacaaaacacccaCCTAACttcactttgttttttttattattcttcttctctctcaccGAATCTCTCTGTCttcactttgtttttttttaattcctcttcttgttttcttcttcctttctatttttttttcccttcttcttgCTATTTCCCAAGTTTTCgtcttctttatttatatttatttccttctctcttctatCTATGTTTCCTTCTCATGAgtacattttcttctctctctttttagaatccaaatttcttttctttagaTGTAAAAGTTGAGAGAACCAATGAAGAAGTCTTTACTATCCGTCCATGTGGACAGTGGCGGATCTAGGAATTTTTTATGGAAGGGGCAAATTTAAAAGGCTAAAAGCTCCATAAAATTATTTAGACAATATCAAATACCCTtgaatttaaacaatactaatatcattcataatttatagaaagaaaaaaattacaaacaaatcttCGATGAACTCGcttttaatatataaagtGGGAGAGAATATCTCATATTCTCAAATATCTAAAGAGATCTCATCAACTtacttttaatttgttttgctATGTTTGGAGTTTCTTCCGTCTAAAGtgacaatattttaaaaaacgaGGTATGGAGGGTAGACGTTTTTGGTCCCTTAAAATGAGGCATAAGCttttaaaaaggaatatataaaaagatatATTACTCATCTATTTAACACTACAACATGAAGACGACATGaatattcaaaagaaaaaatagagattacattttttataacaaaaattagaaaagagaTGGCCCATTAATAAGTATTAGATATGTTATGAAGTGGGCATGAGAAACTATACCTATTCAATTAAATAGTGAATTCCAGAGTCTTTTGCCCTAGACCAAACCAAAACTTACggatatttataatttaattgcaGGCCTATCTTTTTGAGCTTTGCCAGCACCAAAACCCACCTCTTGGAGAACTCAAATGAAACGATGTGTTTCATTAAAAGATATCAAAGAAAGAGAACGGTGTCGTTctagcaaaagaaattagGTATAGTCTTCTTCTTCGCAGAACCTTGCGCCTTAGACTCCATAGCCACTGGTTGGCTGTGCTTTTTTTGCGCCTCCGACTCCAAGGAATTTTCCAATGGGATTTTGAGTGGTGGTTATGGTGTTTATGAGATGGATATTTGGGGGAGATGACATAGATAAGGGGTTGATGGCTAAGCTCGGTGAtagttgttggttttttttcttctttttttctggtttATTCTTAATGGGTCGTGTTGGATATTCTCGAATTGTAACGGGTTGTGTTTGGGTCTAGTATTTGTCACCTGTTAACTTAACATGTCGAGTCTTGTTAACTCGTTAAGTTAACAGGTTGACACGAACACGACCCGAAATCCGTTAGCTAGTTGTAATTTTATCCAAatgtatacttttatttctagaagAACTATAGAAACAGTAAGTACCCAAACAAAACTTGGTCCTTAGATTTTAAGCTGATAACTTTAGCTAATCcatctattaaaaaatttctgattCCCCCTTGGTCGAGGAACTTAATTATTATTACCAAGCTGTATATATCTTTGAGAGCTAACCCAACTGAGGGGTATGTACAACAACTCAACATGACAACTGTACGTACTGTTGTCAATTGACAAAACAAGTTGATATATAGCATTAGCCACCTAATTATTAAGGTTTGCGAGCATATGATGTTGTCGCCCACAtattcatgaaaaaaaaaccctactTGTCTGGTTCCTACTATATATGGcttgtttttttattggtGGATTAGGTTTggatgttttttgtttttgtttttggggatAATGCTTCCTCCTTACAGAGTAATGTGGCTCAACCACAAACTCATAtatgtgtttcttttttttcattcttaaAAGTGCATTTATATTAAAGGCCATCCTTTTTGTTAGAGAGAATAACCTACCGGCAATGGGAGTATACGCTTTCTTTCTATCTCTCTCATCGCATTCACTGGCGTCTTTGTTTCTGGTTTTGTCTTCCCTTTTGCTACCTTCGGCATGTTTGCACTGGGCTTAACCCTTCCCTAAAATCTCATCAAAGTTTTGACATAAGAACTTTCATGCACgtcattttctaatttaaaCACATAATATgttacaaatttttatttaaaatttaaaatttataccCATGTTATGCTTTAACTGATTCTACCACCGAATTTACCACATGAAAACGAAAAAGAATGGgaattttgggaattttggaTGGGCCTTCAACATAGGCCAGcgataataaattaaattttgggctggagatatataattaaagCCAGCCCAAACCCTAATTCAAATAGAAAAAGCCTTGTCGACGAGCCTACCACTAGCCATGGCAGTGATAGGTGCGTGACGTCACGTCTGCGGTAGAGATGAAATTGGGCCCACAGAAACCTAAATTGGGAATTTGACAGGAAGCAGCAACGTGTCTCTGATATTTGAATTAGAAAACATGAGAGTTGACGTCAACCATGTGGCTTTGCATGACAGTGTGGAGGAGACTGGAAAGAGTCATGCAGCCCACACACACACGTTGCTTTCGCTTTCTTACTCTCTGCGCTGCCCCTCTTGCATTGCATAATGCACACCCCCCACCGCACAAAATTCTCTCAAAATTAAATTGACGAAACTGCCCTTGCGAAGACCAAGAAAAATCAGTCGTCGCAACTTGTAAGCTGTAACTTGCATGGCAATGGCAATGGCAATGGCATTGCCAGAAGAGTCTTGACTGGTGAGTCATGTGGGTCGTGTGTGTCATTTTCTTTCCGCGTACACTAAGGTATCGAAGGATGTTGTtggattgactttgattttgTCTTTTCAATGTATTTCAAAGGAAGGGAAGTGGTAACCGGTAAGGGACAGGACAGGACGCTCCTCTCGCTTCTATTCACGGGGACCCCTTAACGTGAATGCCGGTGTCACGCTGTGCTGGTGTCTTTTCAACCTTTTAATTAACAACGTTTAAGCCTGTTTATTAATCATTAGTCGCTTTAAGCTTCCCCCAACCAAATTTTGACTTAAACAACATGCACCAAAGTAACTTGTACTTGAAAAATGATGTTTAGTTACCACTTTGCAGGAACTCTTCTGTTAATTTACAATTAGTCAAAACACTAATCCATAcaatacaagaaaatatatgttgaaattggcatgtttattttaaatatatatctataattcaataattcaataatTGCCTTAAATTATCGTTATTAATAGGAGTTATTTTCTATTAATATGGGCTGATTTTCTCAACTGATGAATATGCTAtctgtttgtgcaaataatcttaCGGAAGAATATTCGCTTTTGGATCCTTCAACCtttgatctttcttttctctcttcctcgattcctgtaaaaaaagactggagtaaatagaccacacccggggggtgttggccaaagacCCTCTGATGCTTAAGTTAGTTCGaatgtttgtaggaaaacaatagctaatcAAAGGGTACACAGTTGTATGTAGGGTGTAAACCGGGTGGCccgagccgtgtgtggtggccggagccgtgtggagaaaatatggagagtggagagggagagagagcttcggtatttttctcgggtataaggagtaggttttctgaagtaccttgaatgatgaatgaggtcgtttatttataggagcctcggggctagggtttcgtagggatcgagtcgaacttgataatatccgaattaatgatattatctctcaagaagataatatctaaattaaatgatattatcttctctttattaggataatatctgaattaatgatattatctctttaaataaagataatatcacattaattaagatatttatccaaattaattaattagccagataaactagtttaattaattaatttaagagataatcttcttttccacgtggcgtgccTTGATTGGAGACGAACACACTATCTTTAAAGTCCACCAACGTCTCTTTGTGGTATATATGATATAGCTAGGAGAGAAAGGATATACATACGACAGTTgttgccttcttcttctttatctgATGAAATTCTATCTTTCTCCTATTTCCTAAACTAAGTTTGCTGAGCAACATGGAAATGTGTTTGTATTCAGGTCCTTCCTCAATTCAAGGAAGAACCAAGACAGATGAGATTATGTGGTTGTTTTATCCAAGAGATGTAGTGGCATTCTCTGAACTGCTAGCACAAATTTGGCAGAGCCGCGAAACGTCTTAAAGAGAGCGACTTAGTACGCGACTCATCCCAAGAATCGTTCATAGCTTTACATCAAAAGTTTCTAGGTAATATTGTTCTTTTAAGTTTCTCTGCTTCAACAATATATTTGAGAACTTTTAGGTTCTCTTAGAAAACTTTATCCCCTACATTTAAACTCTgcacttttttttgttcaccccaacacttaaatcattaagatctcaagttttattattgtgtaaaaagaccaaaaaagtcatccaacttaatacttCATCCTAGTACATCTATACACATACCCCACCACTTTTCACTTTAAATTTTAGGAAAACACAAACTCCTCTACACCTTATTTCTATATTACTCCTCTTTTAATTCATTAAACCTACTACACTCTCATATTCTCTTCACAAAACCTCTTAGTTCATTCTCAATGTTGCTACACATTTGACAACAGtgtttttatctctttaaGTAATGTGAGATTGAGGTGAACTTAGAGTGATGAGAGGCAAGATAACAAAGTGTGGGGTcgatgagttttttttttcttttttttttttctttattctgAGTGTATATGTGGGGTGAACTAACATTTCTTTTGccctaaaccaaaaaaaagaaacaaagattGAATATGAATATTActcttattcaataatatcaCTCAAATTAATATATCCCACAAACTTATATACAAATTTTCTCCTATACATACATTATGTATTTTCTACTACTcgtcctttttttccttcctttttacAATGACACCCTATGCGGacgcatatatatatgcataaagATTTGAAGATGAGACACATTTTAACATTGAGTATTgagaagagaaatataatattGTACTGAGAGCTATAGTTCCTTTCATTAGTCGTTTAGAGTTTGTGAGTTTTTCAACATCGTTAACATAAATATCTATATTTATACGTCATCCGCTGTTAACATTTCAGTgccaaaaaaatccaatttttaAAGAATTGCAGTATAGatatttttgcaattttaacTTATACAAACAAAGCCGGGAAAACTTTTGagattagaa of Prunus dulcis chromosome 4, ALMONDv2, whole genome shotgun sequence contains these proteins:
- the LOC117624822 gene encoding PAP-specific phosphatase HAL2-like → MEGEKYAKELDVAVRVVHMACSLCQRLQQGIVSAGSDLVKSKEDDSPVTVADWSVQATVSWILSELFGSQNVSIIAEEDVQTLSKADSASLLEAVVNTVNECLAGAPKYGLKSPPKALNTSQVLEAISRCNSVGGPKGRHWVLDPVDGTLGFVRGDQYAVALALVEDGKVVIGVLGCPNYPMKKELLSYHYQYHETMSRLSPPSDDMWERGCVMYAKRGSGEAWMQPPIPGDKKFVWPNSARLVRVSSIDDPKLATCCEPVEKANSDHSFTAGLAQSVGLRNQPLRVYSMVKYAAIARGDAELFMKFARTGYKEKIWDHAAGVVIVEEAGGVVTDAGGHPLDFSKGPYLEGLDRGIVVCSGATLHEKIIDAVYASWDSSNL
- the LOC117624824 gene encoding uncharacterized protein LOC117624824 is translated as MVCFCFLVDQRRKVRRSKPVAGTCSRCGSGASVADLRTSTRFCYVPFYWKSWKAIMCTFCGAILKSYR